A window of Zingiber officinale cultivar Zhangliang chromosome 5A, Zo_v1.1, whole genome shotgun sequence contains these coding sequences:
- the LOC121981265 gene encoding trans-resveratrol di-O-methyltransferase-like translates to MESTNKNGIHGDQEVAMAELIRGHGHLWNIIFSYVNSMALKCAAELGIADVIHRHDQPLPMSVLLTKLSIPLSRADSFRRLMRLLVHSGLFASSTASDEKEEAYALTPISASFLVTSKAENMSPFVLTILDPVLVDPWHCLSRWFTSAAEPPAAFDLFHGKSLFELTGNNPEFNVNFNRGMAADASFMAKLILKQYGDDVFLGLRSLVDVGGGTGFLATAIADAFPQTKCAVFDLPHVVSSLQGNPTVAAIAGNMFEFVPPADAVILKWILHDWNDEDCVRILRNCKKAIPPKEEGGKVIIIEMVTTLENEEDVSIHDETTETQLLFDVFVRAAVPGKERSEAEWKSIFMAAGFSDYSISPISGSRSLIQLFY, encoded by the exons ATGGAATCCACGAATAAAAATGGTATTCATGGTGATCAAGAAGTGGCCATGGCTGAGCTAATTCGAGGCCACGGCCATCTCTGGAACATCATCTTCAGCTACGTCAACTCCATGGCCCTCAAGTGTGCCGCCGAGCTCGGCATCGCCGACGTAATCCATCGACATGACCAGCCTCTTCCTATGTCCGTTCTGCTTACCAAACTCTCCATTCCCCTTTCAAGAGCCGACTCATTCCGCCGCCTCATGCGCCTGCTCGTCCACTCCGGTCTCTTCGCAAGCTCGACCGCCAGCGACGAGAAAGAAGAGGCCTACGCCCTCACCCCCATCTCCGCCTCCTTTCTCGTGACCAGCAAAGCAGAGAACATGTCCCCGTTCGTGCTTACAATTCTCGACCCGGTGCTTGTCGACCCCTGGCACTGCTTGAGCAGGTGGTTCACCTCTGCAGCCGAACCACCCGCCGCCTTCGACCTCTTCCACGGGAAGTCATTGTTCGAGTTGACCGGAAACAACCCCGAGTTCAACGTTAATTTCAACAGGGGCATGGCCGCCGACGCCAGCTTCATGGCTAAATTGATCCTCAAACAGTACGGCGACGACGTCTTCCTGGGCCTGCGCTCGCTGGTGGACGTCGGAGGAGGGACCGGCTTTCTAGCCACGGCCATTGCCGATGCCTTCCCGCAGACCAAGTGCGCCGTGTTCGATCTCCCGCACGTTGTGAGTTCGCTGCAGGGAAACCCAACGGTGGCAGCCATCGCTGGCAACATGTTCGAGTTTGTCCCCCCAGCAGACGCAGTGATTCTCAAG TGGATATTGCATGACTGGAACGACGAAGACTGCGTGAGGATACTGAGAAATTGCAAGAAGGCGATTCCTCCAAAGGAGGAAGGAGGGAAGGTGATAATTATTGAAATGGTGACGACATTGGAAAATGAGGAGGATGTAAGTATTCATGATGAAACGACAGAGACGCAGCTTCTGTTTGATGTGTTCGTAAGGGCAGCTGTGCCAGGGAAGGAGAGGAGCGAAGCAGAATGGAAAAGTATCTTTATGGCTGCTGGTTTCTCAGACTACAGCATCTCACCAATCTCGGGCTCGCGTTCTCTCATCCAGCTCTTCTATTGA